A part of Oncorhynchus kisutch isolate 150728-3 linkage group LG2, Okis_V2, whole genome shotgun sequence genomic DNA contains:
- the LOC109878892 gene encoding zinc finger protein 574, with amino-acid sequence MDDQQEDPEGMYDVQHQYMCSECHQLFNTLEEVLMHQQIHTGQEGEEGEAGEAMAIQGISEYGDSQYQCLECGALLRNPDELLLHQELHMREAGLETEDQELCEVLETDEAGTEGQVSGPVQYQCLDCLALFDSPEVWLAHRQTHSKSSTHSATETEYVLQPDGTVTPLVSVQNFVLSEQQAGEILAQVLAQQQQQQHQSTPQPSTPSRATFLPPVSPLPGSATMRLQICSAQALADGSSTPGLRRAKLLPPLLTPLGVGSVGKLGVPENGLQRLEVVLSAVREEKEQQGEVVIFHPYECSECALLFQTPEDFLQHQGEHFLAQEKESGEDGVMMGYEEDRGREEEREEENGGRMAEERGKGTGRRALAKRSRNTPLCLHCSQCQRTFTSANRLAAHRRVHEHGTYECRECDKVFKKAMSLQTHMRSHSGEARYLCVDCGHGFNTEMTLIIHRKSHTAEPLHRCEHCAKTFTNMTKFLYHRRTHTKTATTTPTPVVLVPAAPRRMSLSALSILQRARALRERGEGSPMEGDEENLMAPLTEAEMEIGESGEDTASSSLSRAEGGKENRVDVEGTPGGSGESQPGEHAADPDSSTDPNPSGPAGPRGVFPCPSCPQAFPSLLRLVKHRHTAHVSERHFKCSVCTKTFKKQMHLRNHLRTHTGERPFQCSDCGKTFSSLANLSRHNLTHSGVRPYRCDICHRTFTQSSNLRQHRLLHANLPPCPCPDCPATFVRPAKLAAHRYTVHPGAPAPFSCPQCQAGFLHRRKRDRHCQEVHPTEAQEDREGGLESQPQVCPDGEPLSEPSTSEDTGTTSIMRGGLDCTVCGKKLNSAANWRLHQLSHGLVPGRSCGGAVARGKSHQCLTCGKLFVSSSGVTLHQRIHTGERPFPCNLCGKRFRQNTHLREHLRTHTGERPFRCEICDKGFVQSMHLAEHRRTHTGERPHACLVCGKAFKSFSNLRNHRKTHARQQRQEEVAAAQVAMETSAAVALVEASQVELANGQPQLIHIQTSTLQQTQGTPTIMCNEFGETIAIIETSEGGTLPLAEAIEIYHTALENSLGMDSISVDSLQLI; translated from the exons atggatgaccagcaggagGACCCAGAGGGCATGTACGACGTGCAGCACCAGTACATGTGCAGCGAGTGCCACCAGCTCTTCAACACCCTAGAAGAAGTGCTGATGCACCAGCAGATCCACACAGggcaggagggagaagagggggaggctgGGGAGGCCATGGCCATCCAGGGCATCTCAGAGTACGGGGACAGCCAGTACCAGTGCCTGGAGTGTGGTGCCCTCCTCAGGAACCCAGATGAACTGCTACTGCACCAGGAGCTGCACATGAGAGAGGCAGGGTTGGAGACAGAGGACcaag AACTGTGTGAGGTGTTGGAGACAGACGAGGCAGGGACAGAGGGCCAGGTGTCGGGGCCTGTCCAGTACCAGTGTCTAGACTGCCTGGCCCTGTTTGACTCTCCAGAGGTGTGGCTGGCCCACAGACAGACCCACAGCAAGAGCAGCACGCACAGTGCCACAGAGACT gagTATGTGTTGCAGCCCGATGGTACTGTGACACCCTTGGTCAGTGTTCAGAACTTTGTCTTAAGTGAACAACAAGCTGGGGAGATCTTAGCACAG GTCCTggcccaacaacaacaacagcagcatcaGTCTACCCCCCAGCCCTCGACCCCCTCCCGGGCCACCTTCCTACCCCCCGTCTCCCCCCTTCCCGGCTCGGCCACCATGCGTCTCCAGATCTGCAGTGCCCAGGCCCTGGCCGATGGCTCCAGTACCCCCGGCCTACGGCGCGCCAAGCTGCTGCCCCCTCTGCTCACTCCTCTAGGGGTGGGCTCGGTAGGAAAGCTGGGGGTCCCGGAGAACGGCCTCCAGAGACTGGAGGTGGTGCTGTCTGCTGTCCGGGAGGAGAAAGAGCAGCAGGGGGAGGTGGTGATCTTCCACCCCTATGAGTGCTCTGAGTGTGCCCTCCTCTTCCAGACCCCAGAGGACTTCCTGCAACACCAGGGGGAGCACTTCCTGGCCCAGGAGAAGGAGAGCGGTGAGGATGGGGTGATGATGGGATacgaggaagacagagggagggaggaggagagagaggaggagaatgggGGGAGGatggcagaggagagggggaagggaacgGGGAGACGCGCCCTGGCTAAAAGATCTAGAAACACACCCCTATGCCTGCACTGCAGCCAATGCCAGCGTACCTTCACGTCAGCCAATCGGCTGGCGGCACACAGGCGCGTGCACGAGCATGGCACATACGAGTGCCGGGAGTGCGACAAGGTGTTTAAGAAGGCGATGTCACTGCAGACACACATGCGCTCTCACTCCGGGGAGGCTCGGTATCTGTGTGTGGACTGTGGTCACGGCTTCAACACAGAGATGACCCTCATCATACACAG GAAGTCTCACACAGCAGAGCCGCTCCACAGGTGTGAACACTGTGCCAAGACCTTCACCAATATGACCAAGTTCCTGTACCACCGTAGAACACACACCAAAACAGCCACCACTACACCTACCCCTGTCGTCCTG GTCCCAGCGGCCCCCAGGAGGATGTCCCTGTCAGCCCTGTCCATCCTTCAGAGAGCCCGGGCCctgagggagaggggtgagggcaGCCCCATGGAGGGGGACGAGGAGAACCTGATGGCCCCCCTTACTGAGGCTGAGATGGAGATAGGCGAGTCGGGGGAGGACACTGCCTCCAGCTCTCTGAGCAGggcagagggaggaaaggagaacaGGGTGGATGTGGAGGGGACACCAGGGGGCAGTGGAGAGTCCCAACCGGGAGAACATGCTGCTGATCCTGATTCCTCTACTGACCCTAACCCCTCTGGTCCAGCTGGCCCCCGGGGAGTGTTCCCCTGCCCCTCCTGCCCTCAGGCTTTCCCCTCTCTGCTCCGCCTGGTCAAACACCGCCATACGGCCCACGTCTCTGAGCGACACTTCAAGTGCTCCGTGTGCACCAAGACCTTCAAGAAGCAGATGCACCTACGCAACCACCTGCGCACACACACCGGCGAGCGGCCCTTCCAGTGCTCAGACTGCGGCAAGACCTTCTCGTCCCTGGCCAACCTGTCTCGCCACAACCTCACCCACTCTGGCGTGCGCCCCTACCGCTGCGACATCTGCCACCGGACATTCACCCAGTCATCCAACCTCCGGCAGCACCGCCTGCTCCATGccaacctccctccctgtccctgcccGGACTGCCCCGCCACCTTCGTACGGCCGGCCAAGCTAGCCGCCCACCGCTACACTGTTCACCCCGGGGCCCCGGCCCCGTTCTCCTGCCCCCAATGCCAGGCTGGCTTCCTGCACAGGAGGAAGAGAGACCGCCACTGTCAGGAGGTCCACCCCACTGAGGcccaggaagacagagagggagggttagagagccAGCCCCAAGTGTGCCCTGACGGGGAGCCCCTCTCAGAGCCCTCCACCTCAGAAGACACCGGGACCACCAGCATCATGAGAGGGGGCCTGGACTGCACTGTGTGTGGGAAGAAGCTCAACTCTGCAGCCAACTGGCGTCTGCATCAGCTGAGCCACGGCCTGGTTCCTGGTCGGTCCTGTGGTGGTGCAGTAGCCAGGGGTAAATCCCACCAGTGCCTAACCTGCGGTAAGCTGTTTGTCTCCTCCTCTGGCGTGACCTTGCATCAGCGCATCCACACAGGAGAGCGCCCCTTCCCCTGCAACCTGTGTGGCAAGCGCTTCCGGCAGAACACGCACCTGCGAGAGCACCTGCGCACGCACACAGGGGAGCGGCCGTTCCGCTGCGAAATATGTGACAAGGGCTTTGTCCAGAGCATGCACCTGGCGGAGCACCGGCGTACGCACACGGGGGAGCGCCCCCACGCCTGTCTGGTGTGTGGCAAGGCCTTCAAGTCCTTCTCCAACCTGCGGAACCACAGGAAGACCCATGCACGGCAGCAGAGGCAGGAAGAGGTGGCTGCAGCACAGGTTGCCATGGAGACCAGCGCCGCCGTGGCACTAGTGGAGGCATCCCAGGTGGAACTGGCCAATGGGCAGCCTCAGCTGATCCACATACAGACGTCGACCCTACAGCAG ACCCAGGGTACTCCCACCATCATGTGTAATGAGTTTGGGGAGACCATCGCCATCATAGAGACCAGTGAGGGAGGAACCCTACCCCTGGCTGAGGCTATAGAGATCTACCACACAGCCCTGGAGAACAGTCTGGGGATGGACTCCATCTCTGTAGACAGTCTACAGCTCATCTAA